The proteins below are encoded in one region of Paraburkholderia phenazinium:
- a CDS encoding ArsC family reductase has product MARANKTVVYGIPNCDTVKKARVWLEEHGVEFEFHDFKKAGVTAPLVQDWLKDVKLDALLNRRGTTWRGLSDDMKVAADTEPGAIALMIHKPSVIKRPVVVVNGRVKTLGFSAEEYETLFG; this is encoded by the coding sequence ATGGCACGCGCCAACAAGACTGTGGTCTACGGCATCCCGAACTGCGACACCGTGAAGAAAGCCCGCGTGTGGCTGGAAGAGCACGGCGTCGAGTTCGAGTTTCACGATTTCAAGAAGGCCGGCGTCACCGCACCGCTCGTGCAGGACTGGCTCAAAGACGTCAAGCTCGACGCCTTGCTGAACCGGCGCGGTACGACATGGCGTGGTCTGTCGGACGACATGAAGGTCGCCGCGGACACGGAGCCGGGCGCGATTGCGTTGATGATCCACAAGCCTTCGGTGATCAAGCGGCCGGTGGTCGTGGTCAACGGGCGGGTCAAGACGCTCGGTTTTTCTGCGGAAGAGTACGAGACGTTGTTCGGCTGA
- the dapD gene encoding 2,3,4,5-tetrahydropyridine-2,6-dicarboxylate N-succinyltransferase: MSQQLQQIIDTAWENRADLSPKAAPADVREAVAHAIEQLDKGLLRVAEKKNGEWVVNQWLKKAVLLSFRLEDNAPMPAGGYSQFYDKVPSKFANYTAEDFAAGGFRVVPPAIARRGSFIAKNVVLMPSYTNIGAYVDEGTMVDTWATVGSCAQIGKNVHLSGGVGIGGVLEPLQANPVIIEDNCFIGARSEVVEGVIVEENSVISMGVYLGQSTKIYDRETGEVTYGRIPAGSVVVAGNLPSKDGSHSLYCAVIVKKVDAKTRAKVGLNELLRGD, encoded by the coding sequence ATGTCGCAACAACTTCAGCAGATCATCGATACCGCCTGGGAAAACCGCGCAGACCTGTCGCCGAAAGCCGCCCCCGCCGACGTGCGTGAGGCCGTCGCACACGCCATCGAGCAACTCGACAAGGGTCTGCTGCGCGTCGCCGAAAAGAAAAACGGCGAATGGGTCGTCAATCAATGGCTGAAGAAAGCGGTGCTGCTGTCGTTCCGTCTGGAAGACAACGCGCCGATGCCGGCTGGTGGCTACTCCCAGTTCTACGACAAGGTGCCCTCGAAGTTTGCGAACTACACCGCTGAAGACTTCGCCGCCGGCGGCTTCCGCGTGGTGCCGCCCGCCATCGCACGCCGTGGCTCGTTCATCGCGAAGAACGTCGTGCTGATGCCGTCGTACACCAACATTGGCGCATACGTCGACGAAGGGACGATGGTCGATACGTGGGCCACCGTCGGCTCGTGTGCGCAGATCGGCAAGAACGTTCACCTGTCGGGTGGCGTGGGCATCGGCGGCGTGCTGGAGCCGCTGCAGGCCAACCCGGTCATCATCGAAGACAACTGCTTTATCGGCGCACGCTCGGAAGTCGTGGAAGGCGTGATCGTCGAAGAAAACTCGGTGATCTCGATGGGCGTGTACCTCGGCCAGAGCACCAAGATTTACGACCGCGAAACTGGCGAAGTCACGTATGGCCGCATCCCGGCAGGTTCGGTGGTGGTGGCCGGCAACCTGCCGTCGAAGGACGGCTCGCATAGCCTGTACTGCGCGGTGATCGTCAAGAAGGTCGACGCGAAAACGCGCGCCAAGGTCGGTCTCAACGAGTTGCTGCGAGGCGATTGA
- the dapC gene encoding succinyldiaminopimelate transaminase has protein sequence MNPLLDTLQSYPFEKLRLLFKDVTPPANLSHISFGIGEPKHPTPALIRDAVIASLGGLAVYPATLGSPALRESIANWITKRYNLPPVDPATEVLPVAGSREALFALAQTVIDPKRNAAGEPAIVLCPNPFYQIYEGAALLAGAQPYFVNSDPARNFACDYSAVPADIWARTQLLYVCSPGNPTGAVLTLEDWRELFALSDRYGFVIASDECYSEIYFDEAKPPLGALEAAHKLGRGFERIVMLSSLSKRSNVPGMRSGFVAGDAAILKQFLLYRTYHGAALSTVYQTASIAAWNDETHVRENRAKYVQKFATVTPMIADVLDVRLPDAAFYLWCNVARTGLTDTEFAQRLYADYNVTVLPGSYLARTAHDTNPGRNFVRLALVADVDECTEGAQRIVDFCHALAR, from the coding sequence GTGAACCCGCTACTCGACACCCTCCAGTCCTATCCGTTCGAAAAGCTGCGTCTGCTTTTCAAGGACGTCACGCCGCCAGCCAATCTCTCGCACATCAGCTTCGGCATTGGCGAACCGAAACATCCGACCCCGGCGCTGATCCGCGACGCGGTGATCGCTTCGCTCGGCGGCCTGGCGGTGTATCCGGCCACGCTCGGTTCACCGGCGTTGCGCGAGTCGATTGCGAACTGGATCACGAAGCGCTACAACCTGCCGCCCGTCGATCCGGCCACTGAAGTGCTGCCGGTTGCCGGCTCCCGCGAGGCGTTGTTTGCGCTCGCGCAGACCGTGATCGACCCGAAGCGAAACGCAGCGGGCGAGCCCGCGATCGTACTCTGCCCGAACCCGTTCTACCAGATCTACGAAGGCGCAGCTTTGCTGGCCGGCGCGCAGCCGTATTTCGTCAACAGCGATCCGGCCCGCAATTTCGCCTGTGATTATTCGGCCGTGCCAGCCGACATCTGGGCACGCACGCAACTGCTCTACGTCTGTTCGCCGGGCAACCCGACCGGCGCGGTGCTGACGCTCGAGGACTGGCGCGAACTGTTTGCACTGTCCGACCGTTATGGCTTCGTGATTGCCTCCGACGAGTGCTACTCGGAAATCTATTTCGACGAAGCCAAACCGCCGCTTGGCGCGCTCGAGGCAGCGCACAAGCTGGGCCGCGGCTTCGAGCGCATCGTGATGCTCTCGAGCCTGTCGAAGCGCTCTAACGTGCCGGGCATGCGCTCGGGCTTCGTCGCCGGCGACGCGGCGATCCTCAAGCAGTTCCTGCTATACCGGACATACCACGGCGCCGCCTTGTCGACCGTGTACCAGACTGCGAGTATCGCGGCCTGGAACGACGAGACGCATGTGCGCGAGAACCGCGCGAAATACGTGCAGAAATTTGCCACCGTTACGCCGATGATTGCCGACGTGCTCGACGTGCGCCTGCCCGATGCCGCCTTCTACCTGTGGTGCAATGTAGCGCGCACTGGCCTGACGGATACCGAGTTCGCCCAGCGTCTCTACGCCGACTATAATGTGACGGTTCTGCCGGGCTCGTACCTCGCGCGCACTGCGCACGACACGAACCCCGGCCGCAATTTCGTGCGCCTCGCGCTGGTCGCCGATGTCGACGAGTGCACCGAAGGCGCGCAGCGGATCGTCGATTTTTGCCATGCGCTCGCGCGCTAA
- a CDS encoding DMT family transporter: MSNWIRTSWPALAIMLGASVWGMIWYPLRMLASLGVTGTAASALTSGAGCLFVLLVRHRAIRTVRWHWLLPALALAAGVTNLGFVWGSIHGQVMRVLLLFYLTPAWTALFAHFILHERLTWTGAALAALSLAGAMTMLWSPQLGLPVPANLAEWGGLAGGMGFAMSNVLILKTSRVLPGMKAEMRTATIFGGAAIFSACASLFEAMPAPPTGAHLGVAALLVLGLGFLLASNNMLVQYGMARIPANRASIIMLFEIVVTALSAWLFAGETPGPREWAGGACIVLASALSSWVHRTKLDPKRQDRSRAMV, translated from the coding sequence ATGAGCAACTGGATTCGCACGAGTTGGCCGGCGCTCGCCATCATGCTGGGCGCGTCCGTTTGGGGCATGATCTGGTACCCGCTGCGCATGCTGGCTTCGCTGGGAGTGACCGGCACGGCCGCCAGCGCGCTCACAAGCGGCGCCGGCTGCCTGTTCGTGCTGCTGGTACGCCACCGCGCCATCCGCACAGTCCGCTGGCATTGGCTGCTGCCCGCACTAGCGCTGGCCGCCGGTGTCACGAACCTCGGTTTCGTCTGGGGTTCGATCCACGGCCAGGTCATGCGCGTGCTGCTGCTCTTCTACCTCACCCCAGCATGGACCGCGCTGTTCGCACATTTCATCCTGCATGAACGCCTGACGTGGACCGGTGCCGCGCTCGCGGCGCTGTCGCTGGCGGGCGCGATGACCATGCTGTGGTCGCCCCAACTGGGTTTGCCGGTGCCGGCGAATCTGGCTGAATGGGGTGGCCTCGCCGGGGGCATGGGCTTTGCCATGAGCAATGTGTTGATTCTCAAGACGAGCCGTGTGCTGCCCGGGATGAAGGCGGAAATGCGCACCGCGACGATTTTTGGCGGCGCTGCCATCTTCAGCGCCTGCGCGTCGTTATTCGAGGCGATGCCCGCGCCGCCCACCGGCGCGCACCTGGGCGTGGCGGCCTTGCTGGTGCTGGGCCTCGGTTTCCTGTTGGCGTCCAATAACATGCTGGTGCAATACGGCATGGCGCGCATCCCGGCGAACCGCGCATCGATCATCATGCTGTTCGAAATCGTGGTGACGGCGCTGTCTGCATGGCTCTTTGCCGGCGAGACCCCCGGGCCGCGCGAATGGGCGGGCGGCGCGTGCATCGTGCTGGCGTCGGCGTTGTCGAGTTGGGTGCATCGCACTAAGCTCGACCCTAAGCGCCAGGACCGCTCACGCGCGATGGTATGA
- the smc gene encoding chromosome segregation protein SMC, whose translation MRLTSIKLAGFKSFVDPTHFQVPGQLVGVVGPNGCGKSNIIDAVRWVLGESRASELRGESMQDVIFNGSTARKPGSRASVELVFDNADGRAAGQWGQYAEIAVKRVLTRDGTSSYYINNLPARRRDIQDIFLGTGLGPRAYAIIGQGMIARLIEAKPEELRVFLEEAAGVSKYKERRRETESRLHDTRENLTRVEDIVRELGTNLEKLEGQAVVATKFKELQADGEMKQRLLWLLRKNEAGGEQERQQRAIEQAQIDLEAQTAKLREVEAQLETLRVAHYSASDAMQGAQGALYEANAEVSRLEAEIKFIVESRNRVQAQIAALNAQREQWQSQAQKAQDDLEDAAEQLAVAEEKAALAEDEAAAKHDAMPALEARWRDAQTQLNEERGGIAQTEQALKLEAAHQRNADQQLQQLQQRHERLKLEAGGLDAPDETQLEELRMQLAEHEEILNDAQARLADAQETLPRLDGERRSAQERVQSETAQIHQLDARLAALKQLQENVQTEGKIQPWLEKHELNGLPRLWKKLHVEAGWETALESVLRERLAALEVSNLDWVKAFATDAPPAKLAFYAPPAAGAPVTTPPALRPLLSLVRIDDAGLRAVLNDWLGLAFVADDLAQALSLRSQLPEGGSFVVKAGHVVTRVGVQLYAADSEQAGMLARQQEIENLTRQVRAQGLLADEAKTAAIRAEAAHTQASQTLTDVRQQAERATQRVHALQMDVLKLTQAHERYMQRSTQIREELEEITAQIDEQRALRGESEANFERHDAELAELQARFEDNQLAFEALDEELTAARAQSRDLDRAATDARFAARNMANRIDELKRSIQVAHEQSERVAASLEDARAELETINEQTAHTGLQGALEIRAVKEEALHAARLELDDLTAKLRAADETRLTAERALQPLRDRITELQLKEQAARLNAEQFIEQLAAAGVDEAELQARLTPDMKPSYLQGEVTRLNNAIAALGPVNMAALDELKAATERKSFLDAQSADLNSAIETLEDAIHKIDQETRTLLQGTFDQVNLHFGELFPRLFGGGQAKLIMTGDEILDAGVQVMAQPPGKKNSTIHLLSGGEKALTATALVFAMFQLNPAPFCLLDEVDAPLDDANTERFANLVRAMSDKTQFLFISHNKIAMEMAQQLIGVTMQEQGVSRIVAVDMETAAGFAQNIV comes from the coding sequence GTGCGTCTGACCTCGATCAAACTCGCTGGCTTCAAGTCATTCGTCGATCCCACGCATTTCCAGGTTCCGGGCCAGCTTGTCGGCGTGGTCGGTCCCAATGGTTGCGGCAAGTCCAACATCATCGACGCCGTGCGCTGGGTGCTCGGCGAATCGCGCGCTTCCGAGCTGCGCGGCGAGTCGATGCAGGACGTGATCTTCAACGGCTCTACTGCGCGCAAGCCGGGCAGCCGCGCCAGCGTCGAACTCGTGTTCGACAACGCCGACGGCCGTGCCGCCGGCCAGTGGGGGCAGTATGCCGAAATCGCCGTCAAGCGCGTGCTGACACGCGACGGCACTTCGAGCTACTACATCAACAACCTGCCGGCGCGCCGCCGCGACATCCAGGACATCTTCCTCGGCACCGGTCTCGGGCCGCGGGCGTACGCCATCATCGGGCAGGGCATGATTGCGCGCCTGATCGAGGCGAAGCCTGAAGAACTGCGCGTGTTCCTGGAGGAAGCCGCGGGCGTCTCGAAGTACAAGGAACGCCGCCGCGAGACCGAGAGCCGTCTGCACGACACGCGTGAGAATCTGACGCGGGTGGAAGACATCGTCCGTGAACTCGGCACGAACCTCGAAAAGCTCGAAGGTCAGGCAGTTGTCGCGACGAAGTTCAAGGAACTGCAGGCCGACGGCGAAATGAAGCAGCGCCTCTTGTGGCTGCTGCGCAAGAACGAAGCCGGCGGCGAACAGGAACGCCAGCAACGCGCCATCGAACAGGCGCAGATCGACCTCGAAGCCCAAACCGCGAAGCTGCGCGAAGTCGAAGCGCAGCTGGAAACGCTGCGTGTGGCGCACTATTCGGCGAGCGATGCGATGCAGGGTGCGCAAGGCGCACTCTACGAGGCGAACGCCGAAGTGAGCCGGCTCGAGGCCGAGATCAAGTTCATCGTCGAATCGCGCAACCGCGTCCAGGCGCAGATCGCCGCGCTGAACGCGCAGCGCGAGCAGTGGCAGTCGCAGGCCCAGAAGGCCCAGGACGACCTCGAAGACGCTGCGGAACAACTGGCGGTGGCGGAAGAAAAGGCCGCGCTTGCCGAAGACGAAGCTGCTGCGAAGCACGACGCGATGCCCGCTCTCGAAGCCCGTTGGCGCGATGCGCAGACGCAGCTGAACGAAGAGCGCGGTGGCATTGCACAGACCGAGCAGGCGCTCAAGCTGGAGGCCGCGCATCAGCGCAATGCCGACCAGCAGCTGCAGCAGTTGCAGCAGCGTCATGAGCGGTTGAAGCTGGAAGCGGGCGGTCTCGACGCGCCGGACGAAACCCAGCTCGAAGAGCTGCGCATGCAGTTGGCCGAGCACGAAGAGATTCTTAACGACGCCCAGGCGCGCCTCGCCGATGCCCAGGAAACGCTGCCGCGCCTCGACGGCGAACGGCGCAGCGCCCAGGAGCGCGTGCAGTCGGAAACGGCGCAGATTCATCAGCTCGACGCGCGCCTTGCTGCGCTCAAGCAGTTGCAGGAAAACGTCCAGACCGAAGGCAAGATCCAGCCGTGGCTCGAGAAGCATGAGCTGAACGGTTTGCCACGCCTTTGGAAGAAGCTGCACGTTGAAGCAGGCTGGGAAACCGCGCTGGAATCGGTGTTGCGCGAGCGTCTCGCCGCGCTGGAAGTGTCGAATCTCGACTGGGTCAAGGCCTTCGCGACCGATGCGCCGCCCGCCAAGCTCGCCTTTTACGCACCGCCGGCAGCTGGAGCGCCGGTCACGACGCCGCCTGCCTTGCGGCCGCTGCTGTCGCTGGTGCGCATTGACGACGCGGGCCTGCGCGCGGTGTTGAACGACTGGCTGGGTCTCGCTTTTGTCGCCGACGATCTTGCCCAGGCGCTCTCGCTGCGTTCGCAATTGCCGGAAGGCGGCTCGTTCGTCGTCAAGGCGGGCCATGTGGTGACGCGCGTCGGCGTGCAACTCTATGCTGCCGATTCCGAGCAGGCCGGCATGCTGGCCCGTCAGCAGGAAATCGAAAATCTGACGCGCCAGGTGCGCGCCCAGGGGCTGCTCGCGGACGAAGCCAAGACGGCGGCGATTCGCGCCGAGGCGGCTCACACGCAGGCATCGCAAACCTTGACGGACGTGCGCCAGCAGGCCGAGCGCGCGACCCAGCGCGTGCACGCGCTGCAGATGGATGTGCTGAAGCTCACCCAGGCGCATGAGCGCTACATGCAGCGCAGCACGCAGATTCGCGAAGAGCTCGAAGAGATCACCGCACAGATCGACGAGCAGCGCGCCTTGCGCGGCGAGTCGGAAGCGAACTTCGAACGTCACGACGCCGAACTGGCCGAATTGCAGGCGCGCTTCGAAGACAACCAGTTGGCCTTCGAAGCACTCGATGAAGAACTGACGGCTGCGCGAGCGCAGTCTCGCGATCTTGATCGGGCTGCCACCGATGCACGCTTTGCCGCGCGCAATATGGCGAACCGCATCGACGAACTGAAGCGCAGCATTCAGGTGGCGCACGAACAGAGCGAACGGGTTGCCGCATCGCTCGAAGACGCGCGGGCCGAACTCGAAACGATTAATGAGCAGACCGCGCATACGGGTCTGCAAGGCGCGCTGGAGATCCGGGCGGTCAAGGAAGAGGCGCTGCATGCCGCGCGGCTTGAGTTGGACGACCTGACCGCCAAGCTGCGCGCTGCCGACGAGACGCGTCTCACGGCAGAACGGGCGCTGCAGCCGCTGCGCGACCGCATTACCGAGCTGCAGTTGAAGGAACAGGCCGCGCGCTTGAACGCCGAGCAGTTCATCGAACAGCTCGCCGCAGCAGGTGTCGACGAGGCCGAATTGCAGGCCAGGTTGACACCGGACATGAAGCCCTCCTACCTGCAAGGCGAAGTCACGCGGCTGAACAACGCGATCGCTGCGCTGGGTCCGGTGAATATGGCCGCGCTCGACGAACTGAAGGCCGCTACCGAGCGCAAGAGCTTCCTCGATGCGCAGTCGGCTGACCTGAACAGCGCAATCGAAACGCTGGAAGACGCGATTCACAAGATCGATCAGGAAACCCGCACGCTGCTGCAGGGCACCTTCGATCAGGTCAACCTGCATTTCGGCGAACTGTTCCCGCGTCTGTTCGGCGGCGGCCAGGCCAAGCTGATCATGACTGGCGACGAAATCCTCGACGCCGGCGTGCAGGTCATGGCGCAACCGCCGGGCAAGAAGAACTCGACGATTCACTTGCTGTCGGGCGGCGAGAAAGCGCTGACCGCGACGGCACTCGTGTTCGCGATGTTCCAGTTGAATCCGGCGCCGTTCTGTCTGCTCGACGAAGTGGACGCGCCGCTCGACGACGCCAACACGGAGCGCTTTGCCAATCTGGTGCGCGCGATGTCGGACAAGACCCAGTTCCTGTTCATCTCGCACAACAAGATCGCGATGGAAATGGCCCAGCAACTGATCGGCGTGACGATGCAGGAGCAGGGTGTGTCGCGGATCGTCGCGGTCGACATGGAAACGGCCGCCGGTTTCGCCCAGAATATCGTTTGA
- a CDS encoding cell division protein ZipA C-terminal FtsZ-binding domain-containing protein, which produces MDELTLGLIGAGAVVVGGVVVYNAWQGAKVRRRMPRPMPADTAEAFAREDQEEQSPFIEPARPTTRREPVSDDATDTGSRVEPTFGTAPPLDTPADIQAETTTPNGFPEPQSEDVPTGADEPSEPIMPAATTISSAPPAIVDRRIDCIVPIRLAGPLAGDKVIPLAQRLRRAGSKPVHIEGKPEGGGAWELLQNGVRYEELRAAAQLANRSGPLNELEFSEFVTGVQQFADAIDAAPEFPDMMETVAMARELDGFAAQCDAQLSINVLSDGAPWSANYVQAVASQDGLLLSRDGTRFVKLDARQSPVFMLQFGDTNFLRDDLTYKGGQMITLVLDVPVADEDILPFRLMCDYAKSLSERIGGRVVDDGRRPLPETSLLAIEKQLMTLYAKLEQAGIPAGSPATRRLFSQ; this is translated from the coding sequence ATGGACGAGTTGACACTCGGTTTGATCGGCGCGGGTGCCGTGGTGGTCGGGGGCGTGGTGGTCTACAACGCATGGCAAGGCGCGAAGGTGCGCCGCCGGATGCCGCGGCCGATGCCGGCCGATACTGCCGAGGCCTTTGCACGGGAAGACCAGGAAGAACAAAGCCCGTTCATCGAACCGGCCCGGCCGACCACTCGCCGCGAGCCCGTGTCGGATGACGCGACCGATACCGGGTCGCGCGTCGAACCTACCTTCGGCACGGCGCCGCCGCTCGACACCCCCGCGGATATCCAGGCCGAGACGACTACGCCGAATGGTTTCCCCGAGCCGCAAAGCGAGGACGTGCCCACTGGTGCCGACGAGCCCTCTGAGCCGATTATGCCGGCCGCGACGACGATCTCTTCTGCACCGCCTGCGATCGTGGATCGGCGCATTGATTGCATCGTGCCGATTCGTCTCGCCGGTCCGCTGGCAGGCGACAAGGTGATTCCGCTTGCGCAACGTCTGCGCCGTGCGGGCAGCAAGCCGGTGCATATTGAGGGCAAGCCGGAAGGCGGCGGCGCATGGGAACTGCTGCAGAACGGCGTGCGCTACGAAGAACTGCGTGCAGCCGCGCAACTGGCCAACCGCAGTGGTCCGCTGAACGAACTGGAGTTTTCCGAGTTCGTCACGGGCGTGCAGCAGTTTGCCGATGCCATCGACGCGGCTCCCGAATTCCCCGACATGATGGAAACGGTGGCGATGGCACGCGAGCTGGACGGTTTCGCCGCCCAATGCGATGCGCAACTGTCGATCAACGTGCTGTCGGACGGGGCGCCGTGGTCGGCGAACTATGTGCAGGCCGTGGCTTCGCAGGACGGCCTGCTGCTTTCGCGCGACGGCACGCGTTTCGTCAAGCTCGACGCCCGGCAAAGCCCGGTGTTCATGCTGCAGTTCGGCGATACCAACTTCCTGCGCGACGACCTCACATACAAGGGCGGCCAGATGATCACGCTGGTGCTCGACGTGCCGGTGGCCGATGAAGACATCCTGCCGTTCCGGCTGATGTGCGACTACGCGAAGTCGCTGTCGGAGCGGATTGGCGGCCGGGTGGTGGACGATGGGCGCCGTCCGCTGCCGGAAACGTCGTTGCTGGCGATTGAGAAGCAGTTGATGACGCTGTACGCCAAGCTGGAGCAAGCTGGGATTCCGGCGGGTTCGCCGGCCACGAGGCGGTTGTTTAGCCAGTAA
- the ligA gene encoding NAD-dependent DNA ligase LigA: MARTTVPDPATSSPAKRAAWLRAELERANHAYYVLDQPDLPDAEYDKLFKELQQIETAHPDLITPDSPTQRVGGEAASGFEPVLHDQPMLSLNNGFADEDIAAFDKRIADALGKTPVSYACELKFDGLAISLRYVDGHFVQASTRGDGTTGEDVTGNVRTIRSIPLALKGKRVPKVLDVRGEVLMFKRDFERLNERQRAAGLKEFANPRNAAAGSLRQLDSKITAQRPLSFFAYGIGVLDGEPMPATHSALLDWYGEMGLPVNSERAVVEGVEGLLGFFHKVGEKRDGLPYDIDGVVYKVNARDEQDVLGFVSRAPRFALAHKFPAQEALTKLLAIDVQVGRTGAITPVARLEPVFVGGATVTNATLHNEDEVRRKDIRIGDTVIVRRAGDVIPEVVSALMDRRPADATEFVMPTQCPICGSAIERLPDEAIARCTGGLFCPAQRKQALWHFAQRRALDIDGLGEKIIDQLVELKLVRTPADLFNLGFATLAELDRFAEKSAQNLLDSLEKAKHTTLGRFLYALGIRQVGESTAKDLAKHFGSLDPIMNATVEELLEVNDVGPVVAESIHQFFAEEHNRTVIEQLRAPGKVTWPEGPPAPKAPQGLLAGKTIVLTGTLPTLAREEAKEMLEAAGAKVAGSVSKKTDYVVAGAEAGSKLVKAEELGIPVLDEDGMRKLLEGQIT; this comes from the coding sequence ATGGCCCGAACCACCGTCCCTGACCCAGCAACGAGCAGCCCGGCCAAGCGTGCTGCGTGGTTGCGCGCGGAACTCGAACGCGCGAACCACGCGTACTACGTACTCGACCAGCCGGATCTGCCGGATGCGGAATACGACAAGCTCTTCAAGGAGCTTCAACAGATCGAGACGGCGCATCCGGATCTGATCACGCCGGACTCGCCTACCCAGCGCGTCGGCGGCGAGGCCGCGAGCGGCTTCGAACCGGTCCTGCACGACCAGCCGATGCTCTCGCTGAACAATGGCTTTGCCGACGAAGACATCGCGGCGTTCGACAAACGCATTGCCGATGCGCTCGGCAAAACGCCGGTCAGTTACGCCTGCGAGCTCAAGTTCGACGGCCTGGCCATTTCGCTGCGCTATGTGGACGGGCACTTCGTGCAGGCCTCCACACGCGGTGACGGCACGACCGGCGAAGACGTGACCGGCAATGTCCGCACGATCCGGTCCATTCCGTTGGCCCTCAAAGGTAAGCGTGTGCCGAAGGTGCTCGACGTGCGCGGTGAAGTGCTGATGTTCAAGCGCGATTTCGAACGTCTCAACGAGCGGCAACGTGCGGCGGGTCTCAAGGAATTTGCCAACCCGCGTAACGCCGCGGCCGGTAGTTTGCGCCAGCTCGATTCGAAGATCACGGCGCAGCGCCCGCTGTCTTTCTTCGCCTATGGGATCGGTGTGCTCGACGGCGAGCCGATGCCGGCTACCCATAGTGCGCTGCTCGATTGGTATGGCGAAATGGGCTTGCCGGTCAACAGCGAGCGAGCGGTGGTGGAGGGCGTGGAGGGGCTGCTGGGGTTCTTCCATAAGGTGGGCGAGAAGCGCGACGGGCTACCGTACGATATCGACGGCGTGGTGTACAAGGTCAACGCCCGCGACGAGCAAGACGTGCTCGGCTTTGTCTCGCGCGCCCCACGCTTTGCGCTTGCGCACAAGTTTCCGGCCCAGGAAGCGCTGACGAAGCTGCTGGCGATCGACGTGCAGGTTGGCCGTACTGGAGCAATCACGCCGGTGGCACGTCTCGAGCCGGTGTTCGTCGGCGGCGCGACGGTGACGAATGCCACGTTGCACAACGAAGACGAAGTGCGCCGCAAAGATATCCGTATCGGCGATACCGTGATCGTGCGGCGCGCCGGCGACGTGATCCCGGAAGTGGTGAGCGCGCTCATGGACCGGCGTCCGGCAGACGCCACTGAGTTTGTGATGCCCACGCAGTGTCCAATTTGCGGCTCGGCTATCGAACGTCTGCCTGACGAGGCAATCGCCCGCTGCACGGGCGGCCTGTTTTGTCCGGCGCAGCGCAAGCAGGCCCTGTGGCATTTCGCGCAACGCCGCGCGCTGGATATCGACGGGCTCGGCGAGAAGATCATCGACCAACTGGTCGAACTGAAGCTCGTGCGTACGCCGGCCGATCTGTTTAACCTCGGTTTTGCGACGTTGGCGGAGCTCGACCGCTTCGCCGAAAAGTCCGCGCAGAACCTGCTCGACTCGCTCGAAAAGGCCAAGCACACCACTCTTGGACGTTTCCTGTACGCGCTCGGAATTCGTCAGGTGGGCGAATCGACGGCTAAGGATCTGGCAAAGCACTTCGGTTCGCTCGATCCAATCATGAACGCCACGGTCGAGGAACTACTGGAAGTGAATGATGTAGGACCGGTGGTGGCCGAGTCGATTCATCAGTTTTTCGCCGAAGAGCACAACCGGACGGTGATCGAGCAGTTGCGCGCGCCTGGCAAGGTGACCTGGCCGGAAGGGCCGCCGGCGCCCAAGGCGCCACAAGGCTTGCTGGCGGGCAAGACGATTGTGCTGACGGGCACTTTACCGACGCTGGCCCGTGAAGAAGCCAAGGAAATGCTTGAAGCAGCGGGCGCCAAGGTGGCCGGTTCGGTGTCGAAGAAAACCGATTACGTCGTGGCTGGCGCCGAGGCAGGCAGCAAACTTGTGAAAGCTGAGGAACTCGGCATCCCGGTACTCGACGAAGATGGTATGCGTAAGCTCCTGGAGGGGCAGATAACATGA
- the def gene encoding peptide deformylase, whose product MIREILKMGDPRLLRIAAPVDHFDTPDLHALIKDMFETMHDANGAGLAAPQIGVDLQVVIFGFGHNERYPDAPPVPETVLINPTITPVSQDMEEGWEGCLSVPGLRGAVSRFSMIRYHGFDQFGNPIDRVAEGFHARVVQHECDHLIGKLYPMRINDFAKFGFTEVLFPDLDPNSDD is encoded by the coding sequence ATGATCCGCGAAATTCTCAAGATGGGCGATCCGCGTCTTTTGCGCATCGCCGCTCCGGTCGACCACTTCGACACGCCCGACCTGCATGCCCTCATCAAGGACATGTTCGAGACCATGCACGACGCCAATGGCGCGGGGCTCGCTGCGCCGCAGATCGGGGTCGATCTGCAGGTCGTGATTTTCGGTTTTGGGCACAACGAACGCTATCCGGATGCGCCGCCGGTGCCGGAAACGGTATTGATCAATCCGACCATTACCCCGGTGTCGCAGGATATGGAAGAGGGTTGGGAAGGCTGTCTTTCGGTACCGGGTCTGCGCGGCGCCGTCAGCCGTTTTTCGATGATCCGCTATCACGGCTTCGACCAGTTCGGCAATCCGATAGACCGTGTCGCCGAAGGCTTCCATGCCCGCGTCGTCCAGCACGAGTGCGATCACCTGATCGGCAAGCTCTACCCGATGCGGATCAACGATTTCGCGAAGTTCGGCTTCACGGAAGTGCTGTTTCCGGATCTGGATCCGAATAGCGACGACTGA